The segment TCCTTAACACACTACCTCACTTCATTCACTTCTTCCTTAACAGATTCCTCCACTATTTCCCAATTGGTAACATTAGGGCAGGTTCCTGTTTAATGTTTAAGTGCTTGATGTTTTGTATTAATGAAAAGAgtcttatttgttttaaatgagtTTGCTTACTATATTAACATCATTGGGATCATTTTCTAGATTAATATATGGTTAACATAGGTCCAAGATCCTTGGGCCCCAAAGAACTTTACCTTTCCTGAATTGGACTTGGGTGCTGGGgctaaatttattatataaatatataggaAAATCACAAATACACGCACaaactgaacaaaaatcacaactTAAAACGTATCTTTCtccaattttattaaaattaagatttttccaCTGAGAGGTAGCAAATAATTTACTGACAATATATTTGTAAAACAGTTCATATTTTTTACGATATACTAGAGTATCAAAAACGACTATATCATTGAAGAGTTCAACCAGTGTAATAATAgacgaaaaataaaagaaagaaagaacttTCTTTGTCGATAACATGCACCGACTTTAATGATGGCCCAACAAAAGCTTTAATTTGGGAATGGAGAGGGGGTAGAGGGGGGGCCTTCCCTCTAGATTTTGTTAAGTTCTAGGGGTATTTTCGTCGAAAACTCGCCTTGTGAAAACAAGAATGTCGTAACCgcaatttttaaaattccgAGAAAAACGCAATTGAAAAAATCCGTTTTTGTCGAGCTGAACGTATGGCAGATAGAAAAACGAATGAAACACCAATTTAAAGTCACTAGTCAGGGAGACCTGTTGGTTGAATTTTGGTCCTGTTGGATGAGATTTACTAGGTCAAAACGTCGAACAAAAACAGGATATGACATTTTAGCCCACCCTTTTCCGCTGCTAAAGTAGTTACGATAAAGTGCAGACAGTGCTTGCGTTCCTTTCCATTTTGTTACGACAATTTATCACCAATATTGCCTCAGGAATAGGCAAACCTTATTTTCGAGCCCAAATGTGGCGTTTCCACCTTTTTGTACTACTTTGGtcttttaaactaaatttaatacCAATTGATTATAaaacaacttcaaaaatttcgactacttggtaaaaaaaaaatgcaaggcAACTTATTTAGTCTTTACTGGCTGCCTTTCCCAtttctcagatttttttatGAAGGGAGGGGATGGGGGTTTTAAGTATATATACTTTTTGGtatttcatattaaaaaaaacgacaGCTCCCTCTCCTAGATAAAACAGCTATTGATTGTATCAGAACCCAATACTGTAGGTTCAATGTCCTAATAAGCCCAGTCCCATTTAATTGAATTCAGTTAAGCTTATCATAAGTAGCCTGCTTGGGTACTGATGCCAGATTCTGTCTGTTCACAAAATGAGTGATGCTAGAAATGACATCCATTTGAATCTATAGTTGCTGGATCAGTTTAGTTAAAAGTAAAGACAGTTTAAACAAGAGGGTAGAGTGGAGCTAgaatcgttaaaaaaaaacaatatcaacCCTCTTATATCATTCGTCAATACCGAATTGGTATGATAACAAAGTAGGTattaaagagaaagaaaatgaagtAAGTTAAATTTTGCTAAATTCTAATGAGAAATGTTTGCTTGTGATAGTCACAAGTGTAAGAAAACGTAGTTTTAAGAATTGGGAAAATTCTTGATCTTTTGGAAGATTCCCAGTTTTTATTGTAGGATAAGAGATGACCATGACCGTTCGTTGTGCTTCttactaaaaacaattttaaagtaTTGCGCACAATTTCAAGATTTCCGCAAAGGTTTTTGAGGTTAAAGTATTGTGACTATGGACAAAGCTAAGGATCTTTCTTAGGGGGCAACCACCCAgctgaggaggggggggggctttcatATCCCTCAAAACTTCGCTTTACATTCGCGTTTGAAATTCCGCAACTCCTTCCTAAAATGTTCTTTGCCATGCACATAAgctgaaactgaaaaaaaaaggttttggcTGGGCTCAAATTCtggtaatttgaaaatatttaaagaactATTTTGTGCCTGAATTGTAAATTTACAAATCTATAGGTTTTGGGCTCTGAAATAACAAACAAGGCTTGAAATTAAACGACACCTAGTTATACTACATAAAGTAAATtgtaatccatttttttcacaCTAGAACGCAAtttagcagaaataaaaaaagagcctaaGCAGCAGAAACTCATCACAGGATAAAGCCCCCAGAGGCCAACTCAGTACCCCAAAATAGCGTTAATTCGGAGAATCAGCTTTCCATACTCTTTTTCGACAGGgctcttatttaaataatatttttggttttctgATGCCACATACCGTCAATATGCACTATATGGATTAAATCTGCCACATTAGGCACCCTTAATTAAgccaaattaatatttttcgtACAAGGTGCGacgaatatttttaaatataaaaagttggCATGACAAAAGTAGATTAAAAACTGTTTGCGGTCGGaagcaagataaaaaaaaatccctaagcATCATTGCggttgaaataagaaatacctCAAAAAAGCAATAATAATTAAGATAAGACGCAGGAGatttttatataattgtatCGCAAATAAAACTTGAATTGTTAACGCTATACTTGCTTTATAAATTGAGCCTGACCAGTTTCAAGAGAGGAAGGTATCTTTCTACGcttctaaaaatttataaatgggTTTTTATCaaggaaaaaagaacaactatTCATTGTTTTTAAGGATTACCTTTCCTTGTTTTAggttaatttactttttaatgttcaatatggctaggccacgttctacggatgaaggatgacagattaccgaagattttcctttttggccaaccgtccggggctacacggaaagcaggtcgtccttgtctgggttgggaggatgtcataaataaagatttaaaggaaatgggaacttcctgggagggtgtaaagagggaggctttaaatagattaggttggaggaggagcgtgcgtagctgtgttggcctcaggcggcttggtgctgcagtgagttattattagtagtagtagtagtagtaatttcaTGCTGGTAACTGGCGTAAATCACCCACttacacctaaaaaaaaaaagatccgaGATTTGAGCTAATTTGGGTagagccaagacagattgtctctgtgagaggcaaagctaGTATAGCTTTTTCAGAGTTGTTGAAATATCAACCTTATGGAAGCGATGAAAGACTTGAGAACCATAGCTAATTTAAGTAGAACCAAGACAGATATTGTCTTCGTGAGAGGCAAACTGCCCAGGGGTAATAACACCTATTTTTAACATGGTATCTAGCACTAGCCATGACGCTAGCAGGAACACTACTAATTGCCTAGTTAGGATATTTGCCCAATAAATGTCCAATGCACAATATGTAATTGGCCGCATCTGTGAGATTCAGGCAGCAAATGGCTAAACTGAAAACTACCGCCTGATGCTATATAGCTGTTACTGAACAGCTTCTCATGACGGCGGAGATAAGATCAGTCAGTTGGTTTCTGAATCCTCATATGGAGAGCATACGGTTCTTTCTCCCTTTAATCTTGCCTAAAGGTAAGTTTGTTTATGTCATTATAAAGATTTTATGCGatcaagatttaaataaaagacCATAAATTTTATAAGTAGTTTGGTAAGTATAGTTCGTTTTGTCTCACAGCTTGGGGATCGAATCTGAACTTTCAGATAAGGGCTGTGTTTTTTCAAGCGGGGGTATGAAATGGGCAAACTATTTTTTTGCTGGACTAAAGAAAATATAGGCTACGCTGTTTTTCAGCCTTTGGTCCGGTAGGCTTTTCGGTTAATTTACtatgtaaagtattttttttcccttaGGAGGGTAAGAATAGGAGGGGGAGGTAAATATTCTGATATTGATAACGAGAGTTATATGATGTCTTAATTAGAAAATCTGATAAATAGAAAATGACGACTGCAAGTCGTCGAAATTATGCCTAAAGATCGTACCTGTCACTTTTACACGTTGGAGATAATTTCCAAAAACCGTATGCTATGCTGTTCTCAAACGGATGGCCGGTTTGCTTGTCCTGTACTAAGAAATAGTAGGAAATATtcaccaatttcaattttacgacaaaaagaaaatggaactattttttcttcaacaatgataattttaatttaaaaacgataATCAAATTTTACTTTCGCCACTTCCTCTGAGGAGTTTAATAAACGAGCTCCATATTACACGTTTCCTACATGAATTACCAAAAGATACCAAATTACCAAAAAGATTACCAAAAGGTACTTGCAGGGTCGACCACAAAAGTTTTGGTTTGATCCCGCATCACAACAGTGCCGCATCAGCACATTAGTGATATTCCTTATCGCGATGATGGGTTTATATATTGCGGTTCAATTGTTAATGATAATTCATTTTTGTGTATAATTCATTTGATTGAAACAAATTTTGCACTTGGGGTCTAAGACAGTGTTTAGAAAAATTGGAGCTCTACGGGAGCAAGTAAAATGTGAAACTTTGGGCCAATTGGGATAGAGAAGAAGCGTGCGCGACTGCTGAGGTGGCTTGTTCTGTAATGAGTATTTAGTGTGTTGCGATTACTCATTATTTGCGAATGAATCACTTTATTCTGAGGTTGTCATAAATTCCTTGAGGCAACGCCAATAGGTCGAACAGTTGCCCAGTCAAACATGGGAAATAATCTAATGTTCCAAGTGTTATGACTGAAAAAAACCTTACCATAATTTTAAGTTGTCTGCAGACAACGTAGTGCAGAGCACGCCCCCATTCCTGCTTCATTTAAAACCAGTTTAGCAAACAGCAAACAAATGAccaaaaagtctttttaaaaaGTCCAAGTGAAATCTCCCGTTTGCATACAAGAAGACGTTAACTATACAAACGCTTTGGAAAGAAGAATATATCATTTACCCTCAAATTTTCCCCACCTTCACTGTCTAACTAGAGTGAGAATACCCAGAAACACCCAGGCAGTacaatttcatttcatttgacaaaatttaaacatttcaaTGATCTACCTATTTTCTCCTGCTTTGATAAACCCACCCATCTCCCCCAAAAGATAACTTATATATGCAACacatatttttctgattttttgatTAACTGATTTTTCTTCAAGGTTTTCTTGCCCTGCATTCTAccttttaagaatttatacaagttttattCGCCCTGTTCTTGAATATTCTTGTCCGGTTTGGAATTTTGGCTTAACTACTTCCCTATCTTATTCAATAGTCAGTCCAGAAGCGAGCATTAAGAATTATCTATGGTCAAGGTAAACTCCCATATCACTTTCATCTTAAGCATTTCCAGCTCACTACCTTATCAGAGAGAAGAACCCTCCTGTGTACCCGGTTTGGCAATAAAGCCATGACAAACCCCTGTTTCCAAGTTTTATTCCCGCCCTTTCAACCTTTAAGATCCCGACCTTTCAAGATATCCAACCTTTAAGTTGGATAttctataaatgaataaaatatccaactagtttctcccttttttgtaAGGTGATGCATAGGTCGTTGCACTTattttcttccccccccccccctgtttttggtttagtttccctttttatTCATACGTGCTTTTCATGTGTTTTatgctttgttctttttttgtgagttttttgaCTTCTTTTAGTGTCTCTTTCAATTTGTAGGTATacatatttatttcttgttcttttttgtattatttgattattttgtccccttcctttttttctgacttattttgttcaagtttagtttgacttgtttttttgttttttttttgctttgttagtcgactccaaagtccgaattcggccctttgagggcttgatagagattttttttaaaataaatatcttatcttatctcttaCCTCAAAGACCCAATTCCAAGAAAGTCCCAATCCTTCGACCTTTCCCACCAATCCACAAGAGATACAGGAAGGGTTTCATTCCTGCATTTGTAAACATTATTAATCAGTGAATTTGTTGTATTGACTCAGTTTTTTAGATGATGATCGGTTGTTTTAATCTGACATGTGTCTGTCTGACactgtgtttttccttttttgttatttgataaGTTTCATCTGACTGCAATACTTGACTTAAAGCGCTAATTCGACGCCACGCGCAGTGAAAgtcgttttaaaataaaagtctctCTCTTACATATTTTCTGTGGTGCATCTATGAGCACCATTATGGGGCACCATAGAATTTTAGATCTTTAGTCAAgatcaaattcattcaaaaatattttgggaaCTGTCGTGATCATGTTGCTTAAATTATTAAGCTATGTTTTCCTATTTTTACCAatcacatttttgaaaaataggggaaaaataaaaaatcctttgtaaaactttcaaatttcaaatattaataaagTTGAATAGCTTAATTTTAACAGGGAAAACTATTAGCATATATGGAGACCCATTATCATAAAATTTGACATGCATCAAGATTGAACCCAATCAAAACCTGAATGAGGCATACTAGTGCTCAGGTTATAATAACtattttaaaactgaaacaaCCTATACCCTAATTTTCCATTGAAACTTTGATACGCCagctaatcagaatttttatgaaaacttttttgatTGGTTGAACCAAGTTCATTAATTTGGACAACAAGTTCATAATAATAGAATTTGTATTGTTGTTATGACAACAACGCATAGAATATGTTCTAATTTATTCAAGGGGGAGACTTTGGATGCTAAGATACAAAAGCAGCAACTAGCCGCCCTACAGTAATAAttcataatttataattattagtGAATTACTAAGAGATAAACCAACAAGAGACACAGATCAACTACAACCCTAAAATTTATAAGTTGATTAtcttactacaaaaaaaagtcattatGTTCATAGCActtgacaaacaaaaaataaaatattaaataaaataaaatgttatataaaataaacacataaatacCTCTTCATCAGTAAATCTATCTCCCATTGTTGTAAGAAGCTCTCTGAGTCTGTCCTCAGTAATAATACCATTGTTTTCTTCATCAAAACAGCCAAATGCATTTTTAATAACTTCCTCAGGGTCAGTGCCTTGAAGTCTTTCGCCAAAGAGCGTTAGAAACATGGTGAAATTAATTGGACCTGGGGCTTCATTCATCATACCCTCTAGATAATCTTCTGTTGGATTTTTACCTGAGAAAAAATTAGTCAAgtactattttatattttgtatattttcatcaatattcTATATCCATCCTAATTGTATTCTTCATGTCATTAAACACCAATCAAAACAAATAAGATCTGTCACATATGATTTGAtctgttttctcttcttttttactaAAGGTTTTCATAAGCTTTAGCAAGCCACAATCCCATACCAAAGAAAATTGCCTAAGCACCATGTTTacacccctcccctcccccctaaaaaaaacagttcttaaACTGTACATGATCCCAGGGTTGCATCCAGGAGAGATAATGTCTAGGTTTATCCCCACCCTCTCCAGGAAAGAAAACAGATTAATTCACAGCCAAGTCAACTGAATATCTCATAGcatgccgccccccccccttcttgaCAGGGGTAAGAAAGTTTAGCTAAAACTCTCCCTTTTTACTGCAGGAATACTAACGAGCAAATCTGTCagttttttcttgtattatggCATTTTACACGTTTTAACAGCCAATCTCCCATAACACAAAACACTGTCATAGTATATTCCTTATCTGACACCACTAAGTTATTTAATCTGTGCTTAATATCAAAATGCAACCCTGGAATAAACCCCATTcctcataaaaataaacaattagaCAGCAGACAAAACTAAATGTTTCACAAAATATCACCGCTTAAAATGTATGGCTGTTTGCTTGACTAGAAAATCAGCACATGTTTTGtgcaatttttttgtgttttgtgcaCATGTTTTGTGCTTTTTCTGTTGTGTTGTTCCATGTTTCAGAAAATGTCACTGCTTAAAATATATGGCTGTTTGCTTGACTAGAAAATCAGCACatgttttatgctttttttttggcAGTGGTTTACAAGTTTTTgcaagaaattatttcttaaccCTTAAAATTGACCCAACACTCTCCTTTTCCAACATTGTGAGACAAAGGATCTTAAGGATGCACCCTGGATAGACAGGACCAGGCTTACtcatcacccccccccccccccccgaaaaaaaaaacagaacatacTTGAActataagaaacaaaatattttgcagcACACCTCTGTTTAAAATTGGGATGTATGGTTTGCTTTAAATtctcattcattcattttttttcattcatatttatttatttaaatgcaaaaaaaacctacaaaataTGACATTCCTGCCAGGAAAGCATTAAATGAGTGCTTGGATAGGGCATGGAAATaactaatattaattaaacagaaaacaacAAACGGAACAAACAAActgaacactaaaaaaaaagaagttataaCTTCacataaaaaagaggaaattatGGAAACAGGTAACcagaaataaagacaaaaatcgGGGGGGGGTCTAAATGAAGAGAGCACTAAACGACTTTATAGTAATGACCTTCAAATGCTTGCTTGAACAAAGTAAGATGATTCAAATTCTCAGTTCATTGAGACAAAATACACCAAATACCAAAGAAATTGATTTCTAATGTTTCAGGGTTTTCAGCACCAAATTTAACTAGACAAAGACAAAAGAAAGACAGATGAAAACTCATGTACAAATAGAGGGAGGGGATTTGAGCCCTCAGAATGGTATAAAATACTCCTTcagaaaagactgaaaaatggTGGCACAAAATATTAGGCTACAAATTTCATATATTAATCCTCATCCATTTGTGCATGacaagtaaatttaaaaaaaagaggtattacCCAAGGAGGCAAGCATGTCATGAAGATCTTCTTTATCAATAAATCCATCCCTATTTTGGTCAATCATGTTGAAAGCTTCTTTAAACTCTTGAATTTGAGCTTGATCAAACATAGCAAATACATTGGAGGTTGCCCTTTGAGCCCTCTTTTTTGTTGTTCCTCTTCTACCAGCTGTTTTCCTTGATGACATTATAAATACTAGAGATTGTCAATTAGcctgaaatattgaaaattgctATAATTATGGATACATGAAAGTGGATTAATAGCACCAACTGCAGAAAGCTTGAAACCAATGGGTGATGAAAGCTTAGGTGGCTAAAACCAATCCTCCAATCAGGGATGGGATGGTGGGAATTCCCCTAAGCTTTTCCATTTCCCAAATTTTACCTTTTACGTACCACATTTCCACAGAATAAATATTCTGGTCTTCCTACTAAGAATGAAATCTAGGTTCATCTATGCCTTGGAGATGCAACCAGGATGaacaaaaactataattttttttaaataaataccccTTAACAGGGTGGAATAAAGCTGGTTCAAAGAGTTTGGGAGACTGACAGGATAAATCTTTGGTAGAGGAGTTTTATTGGAATAGAAAACTAGTAGCATTAGTGACAATGCAGCATCACCAAGAAGAgctagaaaaattcaaaacaagattaATGATAATTCTACCAAAACATGAATTCAatctaaagttattttttattcaatctgACACCTTCTGAGAGTAGCTGGATTCTTTTGCttctaaaatagttttttaatagTCTAGgccagttttttttcataaatataggCTACCTTCTATGACTTTTGACAAAAGATGTCCTCCTTCTTTAGCTCAATGTAAAACAAAAGtatgaattaaatataaaaacaaaccaTTTGCTGGGACATACAagattgaactttttttttattgaagttgAACTTGAGTCTCCTCTCTTATTTACTTCCCCTGCTCTTGGGGATAGAACCCTTCTGATTCTGCTAAGTGATCAACAAGAGgtcatgcccaccccagattttccagggggcccaagcttccaccaaaaagggtcctttgccggccataataataacactatttgctatcaaccattgtaaactttgaaagcaggttagatacataatctaattctcaagttctgtcaaatgcctgTTTCCTAGaggattatattaatattataaattctgaatatttgcagtaatttctCTAAGCTGATAGACCAAATtaggtcagttcctggcctatcatttcttgatggaatcattccttgttatcttccaattgcaatacatagaagcaattatgcGAGCAACAAAATCGCTGTCTCAGCAACTCCATGCCATCGCCgtcgacttggttatttctcgATCGTGCACCTtgattcaggccacaagaagcaaactcaccgacctgcattcagatgcttcatttgtatcgcttttcaagaaggctaaagagtttgcaacagAACTCAAAACtgaagtacctgctgtgaatggacccgtgactagaccctcctctgttggtcagaaaggacgaccatgaagaattcaaaagat is part of the Artemia franciscana chromosome 12, ASM3288406v1, whole genome shotgun sequence genome and harbors:
- the LOC136033600 gene encoding myosin regulatory light chain sqh produces the protein MSSRKTAGRRGTTKKRAQRATSNVFAMFDQAQIQEFKEAFNMIDQNRDGFIDKEDLHDMLASLGKNPTEDYLEGMMNEAPGPINFTMFLTLFGERLQGTDPEEVIKNAFGCFDEENNGIITEDRLRELLTTMGDRFTDEEVDEMYREAPIRNGMFDYIEFTRILKHGAVDKDEQ